GAGATTCAATCGTAGGTCGGTAGTTCTCTGTGCGACGACATGATTGCATTGCAGTAAAGACAAACCACATGGAACTTGGTTTTCTCCAAAGCCACCTAAAAGTTCTAAGCAGATAGTAAACAAAGACGGGCAGCTTCAGAGTGCTCCAAAGTGGGTGAGGGCGCACATGCTAAGCCACCGTCTTCTTTACCGACTCCTTGTCTTCTTGGCTTCCTCTTTTTGTCCCACCCTTTTACCCTTGAAACCGGTGGCACTGTCGAGCTGCTTTCCGGAATAGCAAGCTGCAGCAGCAAGCAAGACCAAGTGCAGGTGCGCCGATTCatgtcttttctttcttttcatgcCCTTCCTTTCCCATATCCTGCGTGATGCGGAATCAGAAAGTACTCCCATGAACAGAGCCCCATGCACAGCCATTCTCTTCACCATGAGAAGAAGACCCCCCCGAAGAAGAGTATGGAAGGGGGTTTCCATCTCAAGTCTGGCAGTGACAGCTTACTGCCTGTTTAACAGAAAGGCAGACGCAGCCTAAAGATTCCAAAGCGGAGAGGCCTGCAACCTGCTGACCAGCTACATGCAGCAGCAGGTTGCAGGCAGGCGGGCAGGAGCAGAGGACTTTTGCATGCATGCAACTGTAAAGCCTAGCCAATTCCACCAGTTACATGAGTGTTGCTTTTTTTGGTTTGGTGGTGCTTTCTAGGTTTCTTTAATGGACAACTCCCAACATTTGATAAGAAAAAGTTCTACTTCAGCATGTTCATCTTAGATTTCTTTTCTGCTACCAGACTGGTTTGTGCTCTGGTCGGGTTAACCATCAGATGATTCTCTGGACTTTGCTGCATCATGTGTTCTTGATGAAGCCCACCACAGCACCGATAAGCAAATCCTATGCTTCCATGCCTAACTTGAATTTGAAGACATTGAGTAAGTCTTGACTCTCAGAATCGAATTTAAATTGGGTCAACGGTTTAGATGATTTCAAACTGAATCGACTACATGATTCGGTTTTGGTTCCTCAAAATTGAAACCGGATATCATCGACATGTTATGTGTGGCTTCTAAGGTCAAATACGGCATCAGAaaggcaaaattaaatttgaagttGGTTGACCATCATAAGGGATTTAACTTTGACATGACAAACcatacttttttttgtttttgggtgaaatatattttgattgattTGTTAAAGATACTATAAGGGTGAattgttgaaaaaaaaatatttttaatttttcataactttatgaaaatatcattttattttcGTAATTTTAGAAAAATTTTGTTGCACCTTCGCTCGTGCCTAGTCGCCTAGCCCGTCGACCCTCGCATAGAGATGTAATCGTCAATATACGAAGGTACGACAACGAGGTCGAGGGCAACAGTCAAAACTTACAAAAACTTAGTGGATAAGATTGCTAGACATAGGATGACCAAACTTGAGATGAAGAGAGCGATCGACAACTAACAATGAtaagataaattatttaaaataaaaatattatgtgaaatttttttaaacttggagcattatgtaaaaaaaaaagaagaaaaatcaaagttaacctttttttcaagaattcaccAATATTGTAACACATAATTAAACTCATATAACACTGTTTTCGGTTTACAACTATGTAAATTATAATTGGATTTCATACGAACAACAGCTTGTTGGCGGCCGGAGATTCCCATGGCACTTCATCTTGCTGTCGGCTCACTTGTTCCTGCAACCAAAGCCAACTCTACCTCCTCCCTCCACTCTACGCTCCTCGTCTCGAAGTAGCCCGTCTTCACCTCGTTGGCGAAGTAACTCACCCACACCCTCCCCCCAACCCTCCACATCACCACTCTCCCCTCCATCTCCCTCCCTACCCTCCACTCCACCGCCTCCGCCAGCTCGTCCCCTGCCACCACCACCCCGCCCGCTTTGCTGAACGCCCTCCCCCACCCGCTGTACCTCCTCCTCATGCCGGCACTCGGGTTCCCTCCGCCGCCCTCCGCCGGCGTCCACGCCGCTACCTCCGTCCCTGTGGCGTGGTCGCAGAGCACCCCCTCGAACACCGCCGCGCTGCCCTCCGCCTCCTGCTCCCACCGCCAGCTACGCCCCTGTAACCTCGTCGCCGTCCGTGCCGCCGCCTTGATACCTGCCGCCTTCCCGCTCCCGAACCGGCCCTTCACTGTCCGCGTCGCCTCTATCTGCCGCTCCGGGTTCCCGCTCGACCGGCCCAGGCTCGGCCCCGTCGCGTACGGCGTTCCCAGCTCTGGTCCCACCCACACCCGGGCCCGCGACGGGAAGTGGCGCTCCCCGTCCAGGTCGTCTGCCTCTCTGCCGGTCTCCTCGTCCTTGCTTCGCCCGTATCGGAGCCCGACAACGCGAAGCCGTATGTTGTCGACACGTACGCTCACCCGGATAAACCGTGGGTCCCGCGTGCAGATCGTGTACTCTAATTGGACCACAGCTTCGAGTTGCTGGTGTGCCAGAGCGTAGCGCAGCGCGGAGTCTGTCGCTTCCAGGCCCAGACCTGTCGCGCCGGAGGCATCGACCCGGCCCATGGCCGGCAGTGGAGCGAAGCCCTTAAGGACCCAGAGCCCGTGCCTGTCCGCCGCGTACGAGGGGCAAAAGCCGGCCGGGAGAAGACGCTTGGCGGCACTGCCCTGCAGCTGGCGGAAGAGGCACCACTTGGAGAGCATGTAACCGAGGGAGCGCATGAAGCGCTCCTCGACGTCCGGCCCGACTGCAAGGAGGACGCCGCGCAGAGCGAGCCGGCAGCAGAGGGCGCGCTCGAGGGGAGCGTCAAGGGCGCTGAAGAAGAGGAAGCCGGCTTCGGCGGGGGCGTCGGTCGCGCAGAGCCAGAAGAGGCGGAGGAGAAGAGCGAGGCAGAGGAAAGGCGTCGCCTGACCGTCATCGCGGACTAGGGCGGCCGAAAGGGATCCCTGTTCGAGCTTCGGCGCCGAGAACGAGAATGATGAGGGAGACATGGGGATGCATTCTCGGAGGAGCTGAAGGAGGAGAGGCAGGTGAGGGGAGGCGGAGGGGACAGGGTTCGAGAGCCAGAGGGTGCGAGAGGTGGTGGAGAGGTGGAAGCCGTggagggagaaggagaaggtgaGGAGGGGCTCAGCGTCGGAGCCGGCGGTGCGGTCGGCGGAGAGGCGGATGGACTTGGCATCGGCGGAGGCGGCGAGGACGAGGGAGGGAGGGGCGGAAGGCCATTGTGATGGTTCGGGGAGGGTGGCGAGCCATGACCACAGGTCCTCCATGGCTGCTCCAGGCTAAGGATGTGGAGGCTGCTGCCGTCCAAGCTTCTCCGCGGGTTGGTATAAGAGACAAGGTGCAGCTTAGCCACAGGGGACGGGACGGGTGGACGTGGTAAAAGGCTGGCCTGTTCTTGTCGTGCAGCGGTAGTCGCAGATGAAGCAGTCGACGTAACGGCTGTAGAACACACATGGTGAGTCCGTGGGCTTGGGCCAATGGGCCAAAGCCACGTGTAAACGTATCGGTGTTTGACCCGTTGACCGACTCGTTCGTGGCTTAGAGATGGGGTGACGAAGGCACGGCGGCGtcgggtctctctctctctctctcttggacgTGGAAACATACGTGAGGTTGGCCATGCATTAACTGATGTTTCGTAGGTGCAGAGAAGGATcgggtttcttcttcttcttcctcggtcTTGTGCGATTCATATGCACCCACGCTCGAATTAATAGAACAGTAGATTTAGCAAATAAAaattgttttcacatccatatctTTGATGCTTAAATTTAGAGGAATAAGTGGTGTTTAGGGATCGAATTGTTGAGGATCAAATCAAATCATATCGAATTGATGATATtcgatttaatttaattaaaattaaggttcatatcatttataaaactatgatattaaaataaaacCGTGGAGAGTATTATTTGAACCCAATTGATTTTAGAAATTTTAGAGCCTTTGAGTTTGTTTGATTAATTAGTTTGAATCAGATGGATTTGTTTgagataaatttttaaaattaaaattaattattttttattcataatgGTTAATGAAATCGAAGAAAATAACCCTCCTCGGAATTATTTATAAGTTTTAAAATCAAACTATTGATGAATCAATTTAGACTGAATCCAATTTTTTTAATTCGATTTAAACACACAtacaaataaatatgaaaaattagagggatatataatataattttgctTAAAAGCAACACCTGAACATGAAATGAGAACACTGTCTAACGATCTATTTCCTAAATGCATGACACAAACGTTTCAGTATGTTATCCTATCATTTGTGTCTCTCCATCATTCTAATGCAATATTTGCTTGATTTGTTTGTACAAAAGTTTCTCTACATGCTTATCCTCTTGTCAAGGCAACACAATTCAAGTTTAATATGCCCTAACTTTTGGTTTCTGAGCTATAGTAAATGTGTTGTATGGCCTTGCTCGAAATGAAATTAGAATTTAGCAAGTCAATTATCGTATTAATATTTGGATAAATAATTGATAAGTTATCCTACATGTAATCGAACTTCAACTCGAACCGAGATTTGTCGGATGATCCTAAAATAATTATGTTGGGTTTGCCCGATAAAAACGTATTTCGAAATATTAAGAAACTTGATAATGCAAAGGAGAAGTGTGTTGGGTAATTATTATATCAaggtaaaaaataatatcaaaaaaggtTATTCAGTCATTATTAAGCTAAAAGATTATCGACTAGTCGAGTGTTgcgattataaaataattattcatgTTAATGTTAGGATCATCAATTGTCAATTTGGCTGAATAGATTATTCTATTAGCTTAGAGTCAACTGTAGAGTAACTATTCATGTTAATATTAAGATCATCCATTATCATTTTGACTGAATAGATTATCCTTATTAGCATCAGGTTTTTATATCAGGTGTcatcttaataaaaataatatcaggTTTTTATATCAGtttcaataattaaaattttactcAAAACCTCAGAGTTGATGTTAGAATTTCTTGTGGAAAAACACTGCAATCCTACCCTGAGTAGATATTCTCCATTCCACTTTTGCTATCATATGGTCCCTATCGGCAACTAATCTTCCAAGTTGGGGAATTATTGTACTTCATTTGGTCGCAATCTAACCTCTTTGTGGGAATTCGAATCCAAGTACTTGAAGCTATCACTGTCAGGTCTTCATTCCCTATTCACATCACCCATGATAAAGGAggaattctcactcccctttgcAATGTCTAAGCAATGCCTCTCAAGAATTCAGAAACAAATACTTGAGCTTCACTCTCTGCTTGCAGCCTCAAGATGCACACAAGCTAAGCTGCTTAGGACAAAGTGATGAGAAAGATACAAGTGTTGGAAATGCTCCTACTTTTCCCCTTCAGTCAGTCCACTTGCTGACCAGATAGGGCTTCTTAAAGATCTCCCATCTGAGGACCACTGGAACTCCACaggcaaaaagaaaaagagaactaCCATAATTTCACACCTTTTGTTCTCTTGActtgaggaggaagagaagaagataatGAGCATCTCTTAGGCATAATGACTCCTCATTCACCTACTATGCAGCATAGAGAAACATGTCTGCGACTCTTTTAGTTAAGGCAGTCATTTCTCCTCCAATATCCCTCCCTCTTAATCATGTTGGGCCTGTCATATTTATCTTTTCCATCTTGAGTATTTAAGATACTTGTAAATGATCATTGATGGTTTAGAGCTAAAAGTAACTGATAATTATGATATAATAGGCAATCGTATAGTCTTCCTCTTGGGACTACTTGACAGACTGCTAATGGCAGCCATTTGTGTTACAGCTTATGATCATTCATTACCACAAGATGAGACACACTGAGACAAGCTATGGGTAGTCTCTGCTACTCAGACAGACGAGATATAGCAGCTATGGTATCAACACAATGGTTCACTCTAGATCAGACTGACTGAGTCATCAAACAATTCCACCACTGGCCAACCTCAGCATCAAAGCTTGTGCACCACAGGCCAGCTGAAAACAACACATATATGGTCTTCCCAGCAATCCTAATCCATGGAAAGAAGCTCTCCTTGCAGATTTCAAGTAGATCTAAAGGCACCTCTACTGAAACATACTCCACTAACTTGGACCTGCAAGTTCTATTAAAGCACCTCCACCAAGATATTCCACCGAAGAAGCACAATGATGCAGGAAGATTAATGAAGAACAAAAGACTAACCAAACTTTATGTCACGTTATTGGTACTTTTGTGGGACCTGACATTTGCAGAAAGTAGCAAGGACAATACTGTAATGGCATCTCCACACAGCTCAATCAACTGCATGAGATCAGCTTGGTGCACACATACATACAAGTACAGAAGTAAACACCAGATGAGATGCTGTCAATCCTGCATGGCCTCTTCATATCTGTTCCTCCTGTTCCGGGTCTGTAAGCtgggctgtggctgtggctgtatGTTAAACAAGTGCAGCGGTTGACAAGACATGGATGTGGATGAGCtcgtaagataggcaagcttgttggTTTCAGAGAAGACAATCATGTAAACTGGGTAAGACCTGATGAGGA
Above is a genomic segment from Musa acuminata AAA Group cultivar baxijiao chromosome BXJ3-4, Cavendish_Baxijiao_AAA, whole genome shotgun sequence containing:
- the LOC103981143 gene encoding uncharacterized protein LOC103981143, whose amino-acid sequence is MEDLWSWLATLPEPSQWPSAPPSLVLAASADAKSIRLSADRTAGSDAEPLLTFSFSLHGFHLSTTSRTLWLSNPVPSASPHLPLLLQLLRECIPMSPSSFSFSAPKLEQGSLSAALVRDDGQATPFLCLALLLRLFWLCATDAPAEAGFLFFSALDAPLERALCCRLALRGVLLAVGPDVEERFMRSLGYMLSKWCLFRQLQGSAAKRLLPAGFCPSYAADRHGLWVLKGFAPLPAMGRVDASGATGLGLEATDSALRYALAHQQLEAVVQLEYTICTRDPRFIRVSVRVDNIRLRVVGLRYGRSKDEETGREADDLDGERHFPSRARVWVGPELGTPYATGPSLGRSSGNPERQIEATRTVKGRFGSGKAAGIKAAARTATRLQGRSWRWEQEAEGSAAVFEGVLCDHATGTEVAAWTPAEGGGGNPSAGMRRRYSGWGRAFSKAGGVVVAGDELAEAVEWRVGREMEGRVVMWRVGGRVWVSYFANEVKTGYFETRSVEWREEVELALVAGTSEPTAR